In Bufo gargarizans isolate SCDJY-AF-19 chromosome 5, ASM1485885v1, whole genome shotgun sequence, the following are encoded in one genomic region:
- the LOC122939184 gene encoding gastrula zinc finger protein XlCGF66.1-like, translated as MDGDGDKMAERILDLTLEILLLLTGEDYSTVKKTSSNLIHEKNNEKILEVVQKMMELMTGEVPLRCQDVAVYFSMEEWEYLEGHKGLYKEVKMEEDQPLTSPERSSQRTTPESCPRPLLPQDSQSLAMETTGGNKEPIGLCP; from the exons ATGGACGGAGAcggggacaagatggcggagaggaTATTAGACCTTACCCTGGAGATACTCCTcctgcttactggagag GATTACTCCACGGTGAAGAAGACGTCTAGTAATCTGATACATGAGAAGAACAATGAGAAGATCCTAGAAGTCGTCCAGAAGATGATGGAGCtgatgactggagag gttcctctaaggtgtcaggatgtcgctgtctatttctccatggaggagtgggagtatttagaaggacacaagggtCTGTACAAGGAGGTCAAGATGGAGGAGGACCAGCCCCTCACATCTCCAG agagatccagtcaGAGGACAACACCAGAGAGTTGTCCCCGTCCTCTCCTTCCACAGGACAGTCAG TCTCTGGCTATGGAGACCACTGGTGGGAATAAGGAACCAATAGGTTTATGTCCCTGA